From a region of the Coprococcus comes ATCC 27758 genome:
- a CDS encoding Wadjet anti-phage system protein JetA family protein, with product MQLRFEIPESFWSLFRSVNRETYIEALMAINEEYQYSNYFLTREVCIQVLRDLYMKKQIELKREEDETEFDMLETPSARILNWLIRKGWLKKIEDYNTLVTNIVIPDYAAIFVDAFERLSTEDLEETEIYIQNVYATLFSFKNDPRVNLNMLRTALINTRRLNKALQDMLHNMDKFFARLLEQQFYGDLLKEHLDGYVEEIVRKKYHILKTSDNFYIYKTDIKECLRQMRDDEEWIEKIRERARATGDTGEDVLELLDMIERGFDDIEHRISNMDKEHSKYVRATVTRLNYLLSGESDTKGLVIQLLNRMAEDDYEEVIQKTGEKMNLSLVEILSEKSLYKRRKNRKDFVSQMAPEEEVDDLDKEDVLRLNRIKRRFSKKQIEEFIEEHIEKDVLDTEKLSLTSEEDFEKLILAYDLSTRKNSKYKTLEEDAETIEKNGYRYPALKFVRRHL from the coding sequence ATGCAGTTACGTTTTGAAATTCCGGAGAGTTTCTGGAGTCTGTTTCGTTCTGTGAACAGAGAGACATACATTGAGGCTTTGATGGCGATCAATGAAGAATACCAGTACAGCAATTATTTCCTGACCAGGGAAGTCTGTATTCAGGTGCTTCGGGATCTGTATATGAAGAAACAGATCGAACTTAAACGAGAAGAAGATGAGACTGAGTTTGATATGTTGGAGACTCCGTCGGCAAGGATTCTGAACTGGCTGATCCGAAAAGGATGGCTGAAGAAAATTGAAGATTATAATACATTGGTGACGAATATCGTAATTCCGGATTATGCAGCAATATTTGTGGATGCCTTTGAGCGGCTTTCTACGGAGGACCTGGAGGAGACAGAGATCTATATCCAGAATGTCTATGCGACATTGTTCTCGTTTAAAAATGATCCAAGGGTGAATCTGAATATGCTCCGGACAGCACTTATCAATACCAGACGGCTCAACAAAGCACTACAGGATATGCTGCATAACATGGATAAATTTTTTGCAAGGCTTCTGGAACAGCAGTTTTACGGGGATCTTCTGAAAGAGCATCTGGACGGATATGTGGAAGAGATTGTCCGGAAAAAATACCATATCCTGAAGACTTCGGATAATTTTTATATCTATAAGACAGATATCAAAGAATGTCTGCGTCAGATGCGGGATGATGAGGAATGGATCGAGAAGATCCGTGAGCGTGCTCGTGCAACCGGAGATACGGGAGAAGATGTGTTGGAACTTCTGGATATGATCGAGAGAGGCTTTGATGATATCGAGCACCGCATTTCCAATATGGATAAGGAGCACAGCAAATATGTGCGTGCGACGGTGACAAGACTGAATTATCTTCTGAGCGGAGAGAGCGACACGAAGGGACTGGTTATTCAGCTCCTGAACCGGATGGCAGAGGATGACTATGAAGAGGTCATTCAAAAGACGGGGGAGAAGATGAATCTGTCTTTGGTCGAAATCCTGTCAGAAAAATCTCTTTATAAGCGAAGAAAAAACCGGAAGGATTTTGTAAGTCAGATGGCACCGGAAGAAGAAGTGGATGATCTGGACAAGGAAGATGTGCTCAGATTGAACCGGATCAAGCGCAGATTCAGCAAAAAGCAGATTGAAGAATTTATCGAAGAGCATATAGAGAAAGATGTGCTGGATACAGAAAAACTTTCCCTTACATCAGAGGAGGATTTTGAAAAGCTGATTCTAGCATATGACTTAAGTACCCGTAAGAACAGCAAATATAAAACGCTGGAAGAGGATGCGGAGACGATTGAAAAGAACGGATACCGTTATCCTGCACTGAAGTTTGTAAGAAGACATTTATAG
- the ttdA gene encoding L(+)-tartrate dehydratase subunit alpha gives MSREEQVTQLTDYMAKFIAHVAKKLPDDVIAKLQELREKEDSPLSKVIYDTMFRNQELAVALNRPSCQDTGVLQFWVKCGTKFPLIDDLEALLKEAVVKATFEAPLRHNSVETFDEYNTGKNVGKGTPTVFWDIVPNSDKCEIYTYMAGGGCTLPGKAMVLMPGEGYEGVTKFVLDVMTSYGLNACPPLLVGVGVATSVETAALLSKKALMRPIGSHNANERAAKMENLLEDGINAIGLGPQGMGGKYSVMGVNIENTARHPSAIGVAVNVGCWSHRRGHIVFDKDLNYTITTHSGVEL, from the coding sequence ATGTCTAGAGAAGAACAGGTAACACAGCTTACAGATTACATGGCAAAGTTCATTGCACACGTTGCCAAAAAACTTCCAGATGATGTCATCGCAAAACTTCAGGAACTCAGAGAGAAAGAGGACAGCCCGCTGTCTAAGGTAATCTACGATACCATGTTCCGTAACCAGGAACTCGCAGTAGCTCTTAACAGACCAAGCTGCCAGGATACAGGTGTCCTTCAGTTCTGGGTAAAATGTGGAACAAAATTCCCATTGATCGATGATCTGGAAGCATTACTGAAAGAAGCAGTAGTAAAGGCTACATTCGAAGCACCGCTTCGTCACAACAGCGTTGAGACATTCGATGAATATAACACAGGAAAGAATGTAGGAAAAGGAACACCGACCGTATTCTGGGATATCGTTCCAAACTCTGACAAATGTGAAATCTACACATACATGGCAGGTGGCGGATGTACACTTCCGGGAAAAGCTATGGTTCTGATGCCAGGTGAAGGATACGAAGGTGTAACAAAATTCGTTCTCGATGTTATGACAAGCTACGGACTGAATGCATGTCCTCCGCTTCTTGTAGGTGTAGGTGTAGCAACTTCTGTAGAAACAGCAGCTCTGCTTTCCAAGAAAGCTCTGATGCGTCCGATCGGCTCTCACAATGCTAACGAAAGAGCTGCAAAGATGGAAAACCTTCTGGAAGACGGAATCAACGCAATCGGCCTTGGACCACAGGGAATGGGCGGAAAATACTCAGTAATGGGTGTTAACATCGAAAATACAGCACGTCATCCATCTGCAATCGGTGTGGCCGTAAACGTAGGATGTTGGAGTCACAGAAGAGGACACATTGTATTTGACAAGGACCTTAATTACACAATCACAACACATTCGGGGGTGGAATTATAA
- a CDS encoding DUF4194 domain-containing protein, which produces MIEYFEQLTQEEQEDLTDVIRLLYRQTFLLERKFDKRAGRLQYQREYRICEKHIDFLKMYFQIAGITLCENVHLGLIYIQDEMVWGEKLPRLATIYILLLKLIYDEQMALVSSSSQIVTTLGALNGKAGDFRVLRSIPSPTEMKRTIAMLKKYQMIEPLDVLEELNESTRLLIYPCIHAVLQGDAVREVLESFGSSREEEEETLGNIG; this is translated from the coding sequence ATGATAGAATATTTTGAGCAGCTTACGCAGGAAGAACAGGAAGATCTGACAGATGTGATCAGGCTTCTCTATAGACAGACATTTCTTCTGGAGAGGAAGTTTGACAAGCGTGCGGGCAGACTCCAGTATCAGAGAGAGTACCGTATCTGCGAAAAGCACATTGATTTTCTGAAAATGTATTTCCAGATTGCCGGCATTACGTTATGCGAGAATGTACATCTGGGTCTGATCTATATTCAGGATGAGATGGTCTGGGGAGAAAAGCTTCCGCGTCTTGCGACTATTTACATATTATTGCTGAAACTGATCTATGATGAGCAGATGGCATTGGTTTCGTCGAGCAGCCAGATTGTGACAACCTTGGGGGCACTCAACGGAAAAGCAGGAGATTTTCGCGTGCTTCGCAGTATCCCGTCACCGACCGAGATGAAAAGAACTATTGCCATGCTGAAAAAATACCAGATGATCGAGCCATTGGATGTACTGGAAGAGTTAAATGAAAGTACAAGACTTCTGATCTATCCGTGTATCCATGCAGTATTGCAGGGAGATGCGGTGAGAGAAGTTCTGGAATCATTTGGAAGCAGCCGGGAAGAAGAGGAGGAGACTCTTGGAAACATTGGATAA
- the ttdB gene encoding L(+)-tartrate dehydratase subunit beta: MVEVKDGKKILTTPISAEDLKDIKIGDIIYLNGSMTTCRDVAHRRLVEEGRELPVDVRNNAIFHAGPIIRPLENDKFEMVSVGPTTSMRMEKFEYEFVQKSGVRVIIGKGGMKENTERACKEFGAIHCVFPAGNAVVAATEVEEIVRAEWRDLGMPETLWNCRVKEFGPLIVSIDTEGNNLFEERKVIYNKRKDEQYEIISKQVGFIK; encoded by the coding sequence ATGGTAGAAGTAAAAGACGGAAAGAAAATTTTAACAACACCAATTTCAGCAGAGGACTTAAAAGACATTAAAATCGGAGACATCATTTACCTGAACGGAAGTATGACAACATGCCGTGATGTTGCTCATCGCCGTCTGGTAGAAGAAGGAAGAGAACTTCCTGTAGATGTAAGAAACAACGCAATTTTCCATGCAGGACCGATCATCCGTCCATTGGAAAATGACAAATTCGAGATGGTTTCCGTAGGACCGACAACCAGTATGCGTATGGAAAAATTCGAGTATGAATTTGTACAGAAATCTGGTGTACGTGTGATCATCGGAAAAGGTGGAATGAAAGAAAACACCGAACGTGCATGTAAAGAGTTCGGAGCAATCCACTGTGTATTCCCGGCTGGTAATGCCGTAGTAGCAGCAACAGAGGTTGAAGAGATCGTAAGAGCTGAGTGGAGAGATCTCGGAATGCCGGAAACGCTCTGGAACTGCCGCGTAAAAGAGTTTGGACCACTGATTGTATCCATCGATACAGAAGGAAACAACCTCTTTGAAGAAAGAAAAGTAATCTACAATAAGAGAAAAGACGAACAGTATGAGATAATCAGCAAACAGGTTGGATTTATCAAATAG
- a CDS encoding SbcC/MukB-like Walker B domain-containing protein, with the protein METLDNRQPFWAISKICLNNWHYIDRKILTLSEGINFFTGHSGSGKSTVIDAIQIVLYANTDGRGFFNKAAADDSDRTLIEYLRGMVNISENNESQYLRNKNFSSTIVIELEQTRTHEKQCVGVVFDVETATNEINRLFFWHRSGLLANAYRGEKRCLSTVEIREYLQRTFGEEAFYCGPSNERFRRQLYDVYLGGLDKEKFPRLFKRAIPFRMNIKLEEFVKEYICMEQDIQIEDLKESIMQYGRMRSKIESTMEEIEELKKIDGIYQDFDDKREKSRECDYRLTRLEMLRLQADIQGLHDKIKTREEGIKVQEHTKAELMRQSGELQKEHEELLLRLNNSGYKALEAELAGLNETLEHLGKSRASLTKTAQRLAAWKEQEITSNQTIWDIDKFEAGTISEGELTRLKENIAQMRAEIEEERRDTDSTLRQIKKEEREAKEELKELKQGRKAYPKELEEARLELQNRLQENCGKFVSVQILADLLEIRDERWHNAVEGYMGNNKLLLIVEPKYAKAAMDIYQEMDKKKFFRAAILDTEKVMEEEHIVRQGALAEEVKAKEKYVQSYINFFLGNVMKCENIEELRECRIGVTPDCMLYHSYRLQHINPENYTRRAYIGEISLRQRIRQLQKHCDELQEKRLPLAALVEEAKKLLELEAVPLPTEDYISQILDAKAIKGKETRKKDLLEKLQKLRAESVDTLEAQMKEVQERRDAKQKEITKTEKEIWKNGEEIEKFRNSIAESEFALSGIQKEFQENERFEKQFEEYLEAQKSRNYIYLKEASARQLQQLGKKKEEIYQELVAARSAYTKKYTQRNFSVVEEDNKVYQELLESLSCDNLETYRQAANEQAKAAVEHFKDDFVFKIRSAIREAYQRRDELNRIISRLDFGKDKYQFVITKNKGADGKYYKMFMDDTLQINPAQLSGSIENQMNLFTMEHEENYGDMMNELIGIFIPPENATHEELEEAKKNMDKYADYRTYLSFDMQQIVQGEEDMKIGLGKMIRKNSGGEGQNPLYVALLASFAQIYRINLSPKIHRNPTLRLVVLDEAFSKMDAEKVASCIALIRGLGFQAIISATNDKIQNYLENVDKTFVYANPNKRHISIQEFEKTEFAQLADEEEQG; encoded by the coding sequence TTGGAAACATTGGATAACAGGCAGCCGTTCTGGGCGATTTCAAAAATCTGCCTGAACAACTGGCATTATATAGACAGAAAAATACTGACTTTGAGTGAAGGAATCAATTTTTTCACCGGGCATTCCGGAAGTGGAAAATCAACGGTTATCGATGCAATTCAGATTGTACTCTATGCTAACACGGACGGACGTGGATTTTTTAATAAAGCGGCAGCAGATGATTCCGACCGTACCTTGATCGAGTATTTGCGCGGAATGGTAAACATCAGTGAAAATAATGAGTCCCAGTATCTGCGAAATAAGAATTTTTCCAGTACGATCGTAATCGAGCTGGAACAGACGAGAACCCATGAGAAACAGTGCGTGGGCGTTGTATTTGACGTGGAGACAGCAACAAATGAGATCAACCGCCTGTTTTTCTGGCACAGAAGCGGTCTGCTTGCGAATGCTTACCGGGGAGAAAAGAGATGTCTTTCTACTGTGGAAATAAGAGAATATCTGCAGCGTACCTTTGGTGAAGAGGCATTCTACTGCGGACCGAGCAATGAGCGTTTCCGCCGTCAGCTTTATGATGTGTATCTGGGCGGATTGGATAAAGAAAAGTTCCCACGTCTTTTTAAGCGGGCAATCCCGTTTCGGATGAATATCAAGCTGGAAGAATTTGTAAAAGAATATATCTGTATGGAACAGGATATCCAGATTGAGGATCTGAAAGAAAGTATCATGCAGTATGGCAGAATGCGCAGCAAAATTGAGTCAACGATGGAAGAGATTGAGGAACTGAAGAAGATCGATGGAATCTATCAGGATTTTGATGATAAGCGAGAAAAAAGCAGGGAATGTGACTACCGTCTTACCCGTCTGGAAATGCTCCGGCTGCAGGCGGACATCCAGGGACTCCATGATAAGATTAAAACCAGAGAAGAAGGTATCAAGGTACAGGAGCATACGAAAGCCGAGCTGATGCGCCAGAGTGGAGAACTGCAAAAGGAGCATGAGGAGCTGTTACTTCGTCTGAATAACAGTGGTTATAAAGCACTGGAAGCAGAACTTGCAGGACTTAACGAGACTCTGGAACATCTGGGAAAAAGCAGGGCGAGTCTCACAAAGACAGCACAGAGACTTGCAGCATGGAAAGAACAGGAGATTACGTCCAACCAGACCATCTGGGATATTGATAAATTTGAAGCCGGTACGATTTCGGAGGGCGAACTTACAAGGCTGAAAGAAAATATCGCACAGATGCGTGCGGAGATCGAAGAAGAACGTCGGGATACGGACAGTACACTTCGTCAGATCAAGAAAGAAGAACGGGAAGCCAAAGAAGAGCTAAAAGAGCTGAAACAGGGAAGAAAAGCATATCCAAAAGAGCTGGAAGAAGCAAGGCTGGAACTACAGAACCGGTTGCAGGAGAATTGTGGAAAATTTGTTTCCGTGCAGATCCTCGCAGATCTTCTGGAAATCCGGGATGAAAGATGGCACAATGCAGTGGAAGGTTATATGGGAAATAATAAACTTCTGCTGATCGTAGAGCCGAAATACGCAAAAGCGGCAATGGATATTTATCAGGAGATGGATAAGAAGAAATTCTTCCGTGCTGCAATTCTGGATACGGAAAAGGTTATGGAAGAAGAGCACATTGTCCGGCAGGGCGCTCTTGCAGAAGAAGTAAAAGCAAAAGAAAAATACGTGCAGTCTTACATCAATTTCTTTCTTGGGAATGTCATGAAATGTGAGAACATTGAGGAACTCAGGGAGTGCAGGATTGGTGTGACACCGGACTGTATGCTGTATCACAGCTATCGTCTGCAGCATATTAATCCGGAAAATTATACGAGACGTGCTTATATCGGAGAGATTAGTCTCCGTCAGAGGATCCGGCAGCTTCAGAAGCACTGTGATGAGCTTCAGGAGAAGAGGCTTCCACTTGCGGCACTTGTGGAAGAGGCAAAGAAACTTCTGGAACTGGAAGCAGTGCCACTTCCGACAGAGGATTATATCAGTCAGATCCTGGATGCAAAGGCGATAAAGGGAAAAGAAACCCGTAAGAAAGATTTACTTGAAAAGCTGCAGAAACTGCGTGCAGAATCAGTCGATACTCTGGAAGCACAGATGAAAGAAGTGCAGGAAAGACGGGATGCAAAGCAGAAAGAGATCACGAAGACAGAGAAAGAAATCTGGAAAAACGGGGAAGAAATCGAAAAATTCAGAAACAGTATTGCAGAGTCGGAATTTGCACTTTCTGGAATCCAGAAAGAATTTCAGGAAAACGAAAGGTTTGAGAAGCAGTTTGAAGAGTATCTGGAAGCACAGAAAAGCAGAAACTATATTTATTTAAAAGAGGCAAGTGCAAGGCAGCTGCAGCAGCTTGGAAAGAAAAAAGAAGAAATCTATCAGGAGTTGGTGGCAGCCCGCAGTGCTTATACCAAAAAATATACGCAGCGTAATTTTTCAGTGGTAGAAGAAGATAATAAGGTTTATCAGGAGCTTCTGGAAAGCCTGTCGTGTGATAATCTGGAAACCTACCGGCAGGCAGCGAATGAACAGGCAAAGGCAGCGGTCGAGCACTTCAAGGATGACTTTGTTTTCAAGATCCGCAGTGCGATCCGCGAGGCCTATCAGAGAAGAGATGAGCTGAACCGGATCATCAGCCGGCTGGATTTCGGAAAAGATAAGTACCAGTTTGTGATCACGAAGAATAAGGGTGCAGACGGAAAGTACTATAAGATGTTTATGGATGATACCCTGCAGATCAATCCGGCACAGCTTTCAGGTTCTATTGAGAACCAGATGAATCTGTTCACGATGGAGCATGAAGAAAACTACGGTGATATGATGAATGAACTGATCGGCATATTTATCCCACCGGAAAATGCTACCCATGAGGAACTGGAAGAGGCAAAGAAAAATATGGACAAGTACGCGGATTACCGTACTTATCTTTCGTTTGATATGCAGCAGATCGTCCAGGGTGAGGAAGATATGAAAATCGGTCTTGGCAAGATGATCCGCAAGAATTCCGGAGGAGAAGGACAAAATCCTCTTTATGTTGCACTTCTTGCAAGCTTTGCACAGATTTACAGGATCAATCTTTCCCCGAAAATCCACAGGAATCCGACACTCAGACTGGTCGTTCTGGATGAGGCATTTTCAAAAATGGATGCCGAGAAGGTGGCAAGCTGTATTGCGCTGATCCGTGGACTTGGTTTCCAGGCGATCATCAGTGCCACAAATGATAAGATCCAGAATTATCTGGAAAATGTTGATAAAACCTTTGTATATGCCAACCCGAATAAACGGCATATATCAATTCAGGAATTTGAAAAAACCGAGTTCGCACAGCTTGCGGATGAGGAAGAACAGGGGTGA
- a CDS encoding Wadjet anti-phage system protein JetD domain-containing protein, producing the protein MYLVDRIIERCENSSRDWREGVTGGRTLRITQEDYDACGKEELIEEVQRLERAGLLTVKKWIVPDSDVELVAYQVEHLPDFYRLADSESGEEYWPKQAKVNYYIRMIDQELSEGFQKEWIENYLEKLKERIAEGDLPKNIEKLEKYLDCYRGLDSLEEPMMKRIFSKRYLKDSKIFEREMERNVVTAARRYCPEITADMDIQTVLEQLLIEENSQELAVKGPLKLKIWKGSEAKRVDLSDFTYGVVLNSQTVKHAMVEVEQPALKKIVTIENKTNYLAMEYDPEILYIYSHGYFSPLEREFLKKLQRVIEGKDVEVFHSGDMDYGGIRIFEYIQKHIFPGIKPLQMDVETYEKYEEYAKTISKETMEKLEKVNVPLLEELKEKLLETGKGIEQESFLIEE; encoded by the coding sequence ATGTATCTGGTAGACAGGATTATAGAAAGATGTGAGAACAGCAGCCGAGACTGGCGGGAAGGAGTGACTGGAGGGAGGACTCTTCGGATCACACAGGAGGATTATGATGCCTGTGGGAAAGAAGAGCTGATCGAAGAGGTGCAGCGTCTGGAAAGAGCAGGACTTCTGACTGTGAAAAAATGGATTGTCCCAGACAGTGATGTAGAGCTTGTAGCATATCAGGTAGAGCATCTTCCGGATTTTTACCGTCTTGCAGACAGCGAAAGTGGAGAAGAATACTGGCCGAAGCAGGCGAAGGTAAATTATTATATACGTATGATTGACCAAGAGCTTTCGGAAGGCTTTCAGAAAGAATGGATCGAGAATTATCTGGAAAAGCTGAAAGAGCGGATCGCAGAAGGTGATCTGCCGAAAAATATAGAGAAGCTGGAAAAATATCTGGACTGTTACCGGGGACTGGACTCTCTGGAAGAACCGATGATGAAGCGGATTTTCAGTAAACGCTATCTGAAGGACAGCAAGATCTTCGAGCGGGAGATGGAACGAAATGTGGTGACGGCTGCAAGGAGATATTGCCCGGAGATTACGGCAGATATGGATATCCAGACGGTTCTGGAGCAGTTGCTGATCGAAGAAAATTCCCAGGAACTGGCAGTTAAAGGACCGCTTAAACTGAAGATCTGGAAAGGATCAGAAGCAAAAAGAGTGGATCTTTCCGATTTTACATATGGAGTTGTGCTGAACAGCCAGACAGTCAAGCATGCAATGGTTGAGGTAGAGCAGCCGGCACTGAAAAAAATCGTGACGATCGAGAATAAGACGAATTACCTTGCGATGGAATATGATCCGGAGATCCTTTATATCTACAGTCATGGATATTTTTCACCACTTGAAAGAGAATTTCTGAAGAAGCTGCAGAGAGTGATCGAAGGAAAAGACGTGGAAGTATTCCACAGCGGAGATATGGATTACGGTGGAATCCGGATTTTTGAATATATCCAGAAGCATATTTTCCCGGGAATAAAGCCATTGCAGATGGATGTGGAGACCTACGAGAAATACGAAGAATATGCGAAAACAATCTCGAAAGAGACGATGGAAAAGCTGGAAAAGGTAAATGTTCCGCTTTTGGAGGAGTTAAAAGAAAAGCTTCTTGAAACCGGAAAGGGAATCGAACAGGAAAGCTTCCTGATTGAAGAATAG
- a CDS encoding TetR/AcrR family transcriptional regulator: MPKKRSSTKSRIIKAAWNLFYKHGYEQTTVDEIISASKTSKGTFYHYFKGKEALLNTLSYLFDEKYEELAGIVDPDLSAYDKLLFFNHELFHMIETSVDVGLLASLYSSQLITKDKRSLLENDRYYFVWLTETISTALKNGEFNGTSTADELLKIYAMYERAVLYDWALCKGKYSLTAYSDKLLPHVLDQFVEGF; this comes from the coding sequence ATGCCAAAGAAAAGAAGTTCCACCAAAAGCCGTATCATAAAAGCTGCGTGGAATCTATTCTACAAGCATGGTTATGAACAGACCACTGTTGATGAGATCATCTCGGCTTCTAAGACCTCAAAAGGAACCTTTTACCACTATTTTAAGGGAAAAGAAGCTCTTCTCAACACACTTTCTTATCTGTTTGACGAAAAGTATGAAGAGCTTGCAGGAATCGTAGATCCGGATCTTTCTGCTTATGACAAGCTGTTATTTTTTAACCATGAACTATTTCATATGATTGAGACCAGTGTCGATGTCGGGCTTTTAGCCTCCCTCTACTCGTCCCAGCTGATCACCAAGGATAAGCGCTCCCTTCTTGAAAACGATCGTTACTATTTTGTGTGGCTCACTGAGACAATCAGCACTGCACTGAAAAATGGAGAATTCAACGGCACCAGTACTGCCGATGAACTTCTGAAGATTTATGCAATGTACGAACGTGCTGTTCTTTATGACTGGGCATTATGCAAAGGCAAGTATTCTCTCACCGCATACAGCGACAAGCTTCTCCCACACGTACTTGACCAGTTTGTAGAAGGATTTTAA
- a CDS encoding SLC13 family permease: MSQVTITLLFLLFAIVMFMWEKIPLGLTSMIVCVGLVVTGVLDWKTAFSGFIDSNVILFVAMFIVGGALFETGMANKIGGVVTHFAKTEKQLIVAIMVIVGVMSGFLSNTGTAAILIPVVIGIAAKSGYSRSRLLMPLVFAAAMGGNLSLIGAPGNMIAQSQMESIGLKFGFFDYAKVGVPILIVGIIYFALIGYKFLPNKTDASGDSIYDEVQDFSNVPKWKQTLSLVILILTLLGMIFEEQIGIKLCVTGCVGAIALILTGVISEKDALLSIDLKTIFLFGGTLSLAAALDQTGAGELIADKVIGLLGKNPSPYVLTFVIFMLCCVLTNFMSNTATTALMAPIAVSIAQGMGADPSAVLMACVIGGSCAYATPIGMPANTMVVTAGGYTFKDYAKAGVPLILVSTVVSMILLPIFYPFFP, from the coding sequence ATGAGTCAGGTAACTATCACATTATTGTTCCTGCTGTTTGCGATCGTGATGTTCATGTGGGAGAAAATTCCGTTGGGACTGACATCCATGATTGTCTGTGTGGGACTGGTAGTCACGGGAGTTCTGGACTGGAAGACAGCATTTTCAGGATTCATTGACAGCAACGTCATCCTGTTTGTTGCGATGTTCATTGTAGGTGGCGCACTTTTTGAAACAGGAATGGCAAACAAAATAGGGGGAGTTGTAACACATTTCGCCAAGACAGAGAAGCAGCTGATCGTTGCGATTATGGTCATCGTAGGCGTGATGAGCGGTTTCCTTTCCAACACAGGAACAGCCGCAATTCTGATCCCGGTAGTCATCGGTATCGCAGCAAAGTCGGGATATTCAAGATCAAGACTTCTGATGCCGCTTGTATTCGCAGCAGCGATGGGAGGTAACCTTTCTCTGATCGGAGCCCCGGGTAACATGATCGCACAGTCACAGATGGAAAGCATCGGACTGAAATTTGGATTCTTCGATTATGCAAAAGTAGGTGTACCGATCCTGATCGTCGGAATCATTTATTTCGCACTGATCGGATACAAATTTCTTCCGAACAAGACAGATGCATCTGGAGACAGCATTTATGATGAGGTACAGGATTTCAGCAATGTACCAAAGTGGAAACAGACACTTTCCCTGGTTATTCTGATTCTTACACTTCTCGGAATGATCTTTGAAGAACAGATCGGAATCAAGCTTTGTGTAACGGGTTGCGTCGGAGCAATTGCCCTGATCCTTACAGGAGTTATCAGTGAGAAAGATGCACTTCTTTCCATCGATCTGAAGACGATCTTCCTGTTCGGTGGAACACTTTCCCTTGCAGCAGCACTTGATCAGACAGGGGCAGGAGAGTTGATTGCTGACAAAGTAATCGGACTTCTTGGAAAGAACCCGTCACCTTATGTACTTACATTTGTAATTTTCATGCTGTGCTGTGTACTTACCAACTTTATGTCGAATACAGCAACAACAGCACTTATGGCACCAATCGCTGTGTCAATCGCACAGGGAATGGGAGCAGACCCAAGCGCAGTACTTATGGCATGTGTCATCGGAGGATCATGCGCATACGCAACACCGATCGGAATGCCGGCAAACACAATGGTTGTCACAGCCGGAGGATATACATTTAAAGATTATGCAAAAGCAGGTGTGCCGCTGATTCTGGTATCCACCGTAGTAAGTATGATCTTACTTCCGATATTCTATCCATTCTTCCCGTAA